One genomic window of Caenorhabditis elegans chromosome I includes the following:
- the C54G4.2 gene encoding Bromo domain-containing protein (Confirmed by transcript evidence) produces MHQKKTVVLKSKESGSNCERNRSTGAAAQQKPKKVVESKKRRPKSKTKSPEKEEKKRDQKKRKSASITPSTESTMKTSDLISSIGDHTEGEPSNGNTKFVSHLHKKQNSTEEDKKVPENIEMKNGRRPVVYVEEEKEKSEKKFHMILAQKFFKRMMESQKSMKNPSLKKRDDNLEVMPESCQVANSVKIIKRRSRKHRPLDRNIFKENGEPVWIVPDRKEPVMTEDGVMTRYPELLAAVAEDGLKIEDGKQWIGLVEDYTTGKMDDGIIEESRDQLNPYDTMAALQDRSEKFFRMNSVNYYTMSNLLTLSKEAIDRFAAQEQTTAAERRRKEEALKTSKENGNENEKTCVVTSITFKMESTFSISYDRRRPVLSIQKFRKKYKKRLRSAMDQARRGSREGSREPVSREGSRESASREASRENA; encoded by the exons ATGCATCAAAAAAAGACAGTGGTCCTTAAATCAAAAGAATCCGGATCAAATTGTGAAAGGAATCGATCGACAGGTGCTGCTGCTCAACAGAAACCAAAGAAAGTCGTCGAATCCAAGAAGCGTCGACCAAAGAGCAAGACAAAGTCTCcggaaaaggaagaaaaaaaaagagatcagAAAAAACGAAAGTCGGCTTCAATAACACCGTCGACTGAGTCCACTATGAAG acaagcGACTTAATAAGCAGTATCGGAGACCATACTGAAGGAGAACCATCAAATGGAAATACCAAGTTTGTTAGCCACcttcacaaaaaacaaaattcaacagaagaagacaaaaaagtgccagaaaatatagaaatgaaaaatggcaGACGACCAGTGGTTTATGTGGAAgaagaaaaggagaaaagtgaaaagaagTTCCATATGATCCTGGcgcaaaagttttttaaacggATGATGGAATCACAAAAGTCAATGAAGAACCCTAGTTTGAAGAAGAGAGATGAT aacctcGAAGTGATGCCCGAGTCATGCCAAGTGGCGAACTCTGTGAAAATAATCAAGCGACGATCCAGAAAACATCGACCACTCGATCGAAACATCTTCAAGGAGAATGGTGAACCAGTCTGGATTGTCCCCGATCGAAAAGAGCCAGTAATGACAGAGGACGGAGTCATGACAAGATATCCTGAGCTACTAGCGGCGGTTGCTGAAGACGGACTGAAGATTGAGGATGGAAAGCAATGGATTGGGCTGGTCGAGGATTATACAACAGGGAAAATGGATGATGGGATTATTGAGGAGAG CAGAGACCAACTCAACCCATATGACACGATGGCTGCGCTGCAAGATCGATCTGAGAAGTTCTTCAGAATGAACTCGGTGAATTACTACACCATGTCGAATTTGTTGACTTTGAGTAAAG AAGCGATTGACCGATTTGCCGCTCAGGAGCAGACAACAGCAGCGGAGCGTCGTAGGAAGGAAGAAGCTCTGAAGACATCGAAAGAAAACGGcaatgaaaatgagaagacaTGTGTGGTGACGTCGATTACGTTCAAAATGGAAAGCACGTTTAGCATCAGCTATGAT AGACGTCGCCCGGTGCTCTCGATTCAAAAGTTCCgtaaaaagtacaaaaaacgTCTCCGCTCAGCGATGGATCAGGCAAGAAGAGGTTCACGAGAGGGCTCACGGGAGCCTGTTTCTCGTGAAGGATCACGAGAATCTGCTTCTCGCGAAGCTTCTCGTGAGAATGCGTAA
- the C54G4.4 gene encoding Sushi, von Willebrand factor type A, EGF and pentraxin domain-containing protein 1 (Partially confirmed by transcript evidence), with amino-acid sequence MIRAKQRLSQIVAAIQIISVALSHSIQTHLLYLPPLTWKGAQSRGRPPRVVRSSPPLSLSLRGSHSCSLTGANSSATTVCRYILFVFLLLSSRSYLIHNTPPIRTNTQYNNIQTLLSLFPTIHSKHFLLFMVLYQLLFLLFFRRVNGLTFPPTSPISHIYCLQPYVPENAHVIFNEPGPYATDTVAKYSCALGFDLIGSEERTCLSDGSWSDEPPICAIDVAYNKPVTQSSGNVAMSLGGTMCTMTNDESKSFWEVDLLGDYSIRSISMRLGTKSSPIVSVEAIETGGAVHQCIVDSSLFTINTTTSISCSYDNISRLRITATRRLHLCQVNVYAVNAVSPWQCAQSQMEVVGVFGGMCYAASRDEQTDWLGAQRKCLDRGSTLPLRIDDSTRRGLRSALSASSSAKAFYWIGASSSMTEWRWVDGEGVGDSADWPGQPSPVPSASEAVLLARPLEWKWVPASQTAWNSFLCQSKPKFCTSPGVGEATKVTFSSHSYAIGTLCFYSCDSGYDLHGIRQRECAENGRWTGSIPNCYRKSCGAVRQWKFGRIKLLNKTTLFESEVEYECSNGWHLANSPSPSYRSLRRVCQSDGIWSGSEPTCELVDCGRPPLIANGRVDVESSTFESAANYTCHQGFRLIGPESLMCGDRGEWQPATPFCYDIATLQEIRGSTSHEHSNDNSSDSTIAMAVLASVIVAILCYGITKFAKSTNHSNGDLSISRDKLNASNAAIYATPSIPPQRPDSVIYYAPTVAHMEVPPHLLQLQQLPNGNIHVTLPIGRQMGRPSLPPSMLFNPSIPPPSPTPSQILYSFDHEPIYDTPPDTIPYQPESVYERLPDRPAPPPPIPIRAESGGNGIDLPLPPPPLLPR; translated from the exons ATGATCAGAGCAAAACAACGGCTTTCTCAGATCGTCGCGGCCATCCAAATTATCTCTGTTGCTCTTTCTCATTCCATCCAGACACATCTATTGTATTTACCCCCTCTCACCTGGAAGGGGGCTCAATCGCGCGGGCGCCCTCCTCGAGTCGTCCGCTCATCGCCgcctctctccctctctctgaGGGGCTCTCATTCTTGCTCCCTCACAGGAGCAAACTCTTCGGCCACCACCGTATGTAGATACATTCTCTTCGTTTTTCTTCTGCTCTCCTCCCGGTCATATCTCATACACAACACCCCTCCAATACGTACAAATACACAATATAACAACATACAGAcacttctctctctcttcccGACTATtcattccaaacattttttgttattcatGGTCCTTTACCAGTTACTTTTTCTACTCTTTTTCCGTAGAGTAAATGGGCTCACTTTTCCACCAACATCTCCAATTTCCCATATATATTGTCTTCAACCATATGTACCCGAAAATGCTCATGTGATATTTAATGAGCCTGGACCGTACGCAACGGATACTGTTGCAAAATACAG ttgtgCCCTTGGATTCGATTTAATTGGTTCAGAAGAACGAACGTGCCTTTCCGATGGATCCTGGTCTGATGAGCCACCAATTTGTGCAATTGACGTTGCATACAATAAGCCTGTGACTCAATCATCCGGTAATGTGGCAATGTCGCTTGGTGGCACAATGTGCACAATGACTAATGATGAGTCAAAGTCATTTTG ggAAGTTGATCTACTTGGTGACTATTCCATACGATCAATCTCAATGAGATTGGGTACAAAATCATCACCAATTGTATCTGTGGAAGCGATCGAAACTGGTGGAGCTGTACAT CAATGCATAGTAGATTCTTCACTGTTCACAATAAATACGACAACTTCAATCAGTTGTTCATATGACAATATATCCCGTCTCCGAATCACCGCCACCCGCCGTTTACATCTTTGCCAAGTGAATGTATATGCAGTGAATGCCG TATCACCATGGCAATGTGCTCAGAGTCAAATGGAAGTTGTTGGAGTTTTTGGTGGAATGTGCTATGCAGCAAGTCGTGATGAGCAAACCGATTGGTTGGGTGCACAGAGAAAATGTCTGGACAG AGGATCAACTCTTCCACTTCGAATTGATGATTCTACTCGAAGAGGTCTTCGATCAGCTCTATCAGCCTCATCTTCAGCAAAAGCATTTTATTGGATTGGAGCATCATCATCAATGACTGAATGGAGATGGGTTGATGGTGAAGGAGTTGGAGATAGTGCTGATTGGCCGGGTCAACCATCTCCAGTTCCATCTGCTTCAGAAGCTGTTCTTCTTGCACGTCCACTAGAATGGAAATGGGTTCCCGCATCTCAAACAGCATGGAACTCATTTTTATGTCAATCGAAACCAAAGTTTTGTACCTCACCGGGAGTAGGAGAAGCCACTAAAGTCACATTTTCGTCACATTCATATGCGATTGGAACATTATGTTTTTATTCTTGTGATTCTGGATATGATCTTCATGGAATTAGACAAAGAGAATGCGCAGAGAATGGAAGATGGACTGGAAGTATACCGAATTGTTATC GAAAATCGTGCGGAGCAGTAAGGCAATGGAAATTCGGAAGAATAAAGCTTCTGAACAAAACGACTCTTTTCGAAAGTGaa gtaGAATATGAATGTTCAAATGGTTGGCACCTTGCCAACTCGCCATCTCCATCTTATCGATCACTTCGTCGAGTATGTCAATCAGATGGAATATGGAGTGGATCAGAGCCGACATGTGAGCTTGTAGACTGTGGAAGACCTCCTTTGATTGCAAATGGAAGAGTTGATGTCGAGTCATCAACTTTCGAGTCAGCAGCGAATTACACGTGTCATCAAGGATTTCGATTAATTGGACCAGAATCTCTAATGTGTGGAGATCGAGGAGAATGGCAACCAGCGACTCCATTTTGTTATG acattgcAACACTTCAAGAAATCAGAGGATCAACATCACATGAACATTCAAATGATAACAGTTCTGATAGTACAATTGCAATGGCTGTTCTTGCATCAGTTATTGTTGCAATTTTATGTTATGGTATTACAAAGTTTGCAAAATCGACGAATCACTCAAATGGAGATTTATCAATATCTCGTGATAAATTGAATGCATCAAATGCTGCAATTTATGCAACGCCGTCAATTCCACCACAAAGACCAGATTCAGTAATTTACTATGCTCCAACTGTTGCTCATATGGAG GTACCACCCCATCTACTTCAACTTCAACAATTACCAAATGGAAACATCCACGTCACACTTCCAATTGGTCGTCAAATGGGTCGTCCTTCACTTCCCCCTTCAATGTTATTCAATCCATCCATACCACCACCATCACCGACTCCATCTCAAATATTGTACTCATTCGACCACGAACCGATTTATGACACTCCACCTGATACGATACCGTATCAACCAg aaagtgtATACGAACGTCTTCCCGATCGACCGGCACCTCCTCCTCCGATTCCAATCCGAGCAGAGAGCGGCGGTAATGGAATTGATCTACCGTTACCGCCACCGCCCCTGTTACCCAGATAG
- the C54G4.3 gene encoding Methyl-accepting chemotaxis protein (Confirmed by transcript evidence): MDVKHNSQKEMIERSLNATEKAIESIREGELVRRHTDLELRDMQISMNEDFDRIRGMMHELDEQIHKDRSGNSKWMNQKMEKAKATADQALASTLMVKDVQLLEKKVNILKESVVQVNKSFYKYEKDVDMNDLMDQVIDMVHRTEKKEQDALEAHATDEQAIGKAFRGAIEGLYGLKSSNSKVMEEAKLLAGEMRVFRDAASNKNFHTMISRIASNTATSGVPLKYSSGPESSFSTSAYTSFSKSANNSSMSGSN, translated from the exons ATGGATGTCAAGCAT AATTCCCAAAAAGAAATGATCGAACGTAGTCTGAATGCAACGGAAAAAGCGATCGAATCAATTCGTGAAGGTGAACTAGTTCGTCGTCATACTGATTTGGAACTTCGTGATATGCAAATATCAATGAATGAAGATTTCGATCGTATTCGTGGAATGATGCATGAGTTGGATGAACAAATTCACAAGGACCGCTCTGGAAATTCGAAGTGGATGAATCAGAAAATGGAGAAGGCTAAGGCTACTGCTGATCAAGCG TTAGCCTCTACATTGATGGTCAAAGATGTCCAACTATTGGAAAAGAAGGTCAACATCCTAAAAGAATCAGTGGTTCAAGTGAATAAGTCATTTTATAAATATGAGAAGGACGTTGATATGAATGATTTAATGGATCAAGTTATTGATATGGTGCATCGTACGGAAAAGAAGGAACAAGATGCATTGGAGGCCCATGCAACTGATGAACAAGCT ATTGGAAAAGCCTTCCGTGGAGCAATTGAGGGCCTCTATGGTCTGAAATCTTCCAATTCAAAGGTCATGGAAGAAGCTAAACTGTTGGCTGGAGAGATGCGTGTTTTTAGAGATGCTGCCTCTAACAAG AACTTCCACACAATGATCTCGAGAATTGCATCGAATACTGCTACATCTGGAGTTCCCTTGAAATACAGCAGCGGTCCTGAGAGCAGTTTTTCGACTTCTGCATACACTTCGTTTTCTAAATCCGCCAACAACTCTTCTATGTCTGGATCTAATTAA
- the C54G4.5 gene encoding uncharacterized protein (Confirmed by transcript evidence) produces the protein MHLQRPPSSFTTSTSAKPDVAWSSFLMVYSIPFILVLTVACIIKWRPMREFPNLRSFFSWYCSCSPKKVIQELEQPDRTHMIMSIDAQSLASMSSVIDSPLLVRRNEEESRKFESTAIP, from the exons atgcaCCTTCAACGACCACCTTCATCATTTACTACGTCAACTTCTGCAAAACCTGATGTTGCATGGTCATCTTTTTTAATGGTTTACTC aattccgTTTATATTGGTTCTCACAGTGGCGTGCATTATAAAGTGGCGACCAATGAgggaatttccaaatttgagaagttttttCAG ctggTACTGCTCATGCTCTCCTAAAAAAGTGATACAAGAACTTGAACAACCTGATCGTACACATATGATAATGTCAATTGACGCACAG AGTCTTGCATCAATGTCTTCAGTTATTGATTCACCACTTCTTGTCCGAAGGAATGAAGAAGAAAGTCGAAAGTTTGAATCAACTGCCATTCCCTGa